The DNA segment TCTTTGACATCTACGTTAAATTTTTTGGATACGTATTTTGCAAGTGCCTCTCTAAACACTGGCATTCCTTTTGCTTGACCATACTTTAGAAATCCTTTGTCGAATACTTCTTCTAATGCCTCTTTTACTATTTTTGGAGGTAAAAAGTCTGGTTCTCCAACTTCCATATGAATAATTTTTTTTCCTTGTGCTTCAAGTGATTTTGCTTTTAAGAAAATTGATAGATGTGTTTGTTTGTTATTTGATTGAACTTTTACTGATTCGTTCAAAAGAAAATTTAAAAATTTTGTAGCTATTGATTCATCGAGTTCAATGCTGTTACATAATGAAATTACTTTTCTACGGAGGATGTCTTCTCTTATTTCATCTGTCACTCCTTTGCCGATATTTTTTTTAACTTCTCCAATTTCTTTTGCAATGTCTGTTCTTGTTTTTAACAACTCTATCATTTTTAGAGTAACTTCCTCCATCTTATTCCGAAGATCATCAATGTCTGACATTTTCTTATAATGTTGGGCTGATTGCTCCTGAAATTAGGGCATGATCTGCTATGGTTAATGCTACAAGAGAATCTACTACTGGAGGAGCTCTTGGTACGACACATGGATCGTGCCTTCCTTTAACTTGAAGAATTGTCTCTTTTTTTGTTTTGATATCGACTGTTTTTTGTTTTTGAGCAATAGATGACGCTGGCTTGAAAGCGATTCTCATGGTAATTGGCATTCCGTTTGAGATGCCTCCTAGGATTCCTCCAGATCTGTTTGTCTCTGTAACTATTTTTCCTCGTTTTATCGTATACAGGTCGTTGTTTTCTGAACCATAAAGTTCTGAACCTGCAAATCCTGAACCAAATTCAATTCCTTTTACAGATGGAATTGAAAATATAGCTTTACTCAAATCTGATTCTAATGAGCTAAAAATTGGTTCACCTAATCCTACCGGAACTTTTGTTGTAACTGATTCTATAATCCCTCCTAGAGAATCTCCTTTCTTTCTAGCATCTAGAATACTCTCTCTCATTATTTTTGCTGTCTTATTTTCAGGACAACGAACTTCATTTTTATAAATAGAACTAATCATCTTTTCATTAAATTCTCTTTCCATCTTTATTTTTCCAATTTGTGCTGTGAATGAATTTGTTTCAATTCCTAATGTTACTTTAAGTAATTTTCTTGCAATAGCACCTCCCATCACATGCGTTGCAGTTAATCTTCCAGAAAATCTTCCTCCTCCTCTATGATCATTGAAATGATTATATTTTGTCATGGCTGGATAATCTGAATGGCCTGGTCTAAGTTTTGTTTTCAAATTTTCATAATCTTTTGATTTTTGGTCACTATTCCAAATCACCATTGTGATTGGTGCTCCTGTTGTATATCCTCTAAAGACTCCTGAGATTATCTCAACAATGTCTCCTTCCTTTCTTTGAGTCGAGATTAGATTTTGACCTGGCTTTCTAAGATCTAGCATTTTTTGAATATCTTTTTCATCAATCTCCAATCCTGCTGGACATCCATCTAAAACGGCACCAATGGATTTTCCATGGCTTTCACCAAAACTTGTTAAAACAAGACGCTGACCAATAGAACTTCCCGGCAACATATTATCAAAGCTAATCGATGTTTATAATTCCTCATTCTGAAATTTATCAAAATCCTACGGGTTGGGTTCTAATTTTTTTGACTAGTATCTTATACCTGTTTAAAAATTATATAATAATTGGATAAATTATGAAATAATTATAATATATTCTTAAATATTAGAATTACATACATTAAATATGCAAAATCGTGTAAATTATAAAGAATAGTTTGCGCGGCCCTGCGAAAAAGACATGTTATCTACGCAAAAGCGTTGTGGGTGAGGAGAATGCTTTTCACCCTATACAGGGTCGCGCCTTTTACCTCTCTGTTTTTTTAAAAAAATTATTTTACTGAATATGGATATTTGCACCCATGCGCTTCATCTCTTCTACAAAATTTGGATATGATACTTTGACTGATTCTGGATCCGTTACAGTACAATTTCCTACATACATTCCTGCAATACAAAAAGCCATGAATAATCTGTGGTCTTCTTCTGAATTTAAATCGGCTCCTGTCATTTTTTCAGATGATTCTAAAATTAACCCATCATCTTTTTCTTGAATTTTAATTCCTAGTTTTACAAGCTCTCTTGACACAATTGCTATTCTATCGGTTTCTTTGAGTCTTGCATGTTTTACATTAAAAATTTCAATAGGATTTGATGATTTTAATGCTAAAATTGCAAGTGGTGGAAGAAGGTCGGGGGAATTACTCAAATCAAATTTTCCTCCTCTTAGTTTTTCAGGTGTTTTAATTTTAATTTGTTCATCGTCTACTGTAACTTCAACTCCTAATTGTTCTAAAATATCAATGAAGATTTCGTCGCCTTGTGGTAGATTTCCAATATCTCCTTTTACTATAATATCTTCTCCACATAAGACATTTGCAGAAAGCAAGAGTGCAAGACTTGAGAAATCTATCGGGACAGTAAATTTACATTCTTTGTAGATTTGTGGCGAAATGTTGTATCTTTTGTATGGAATTAATGTTTGAACTGTAACACCAAATTTTCTCATTGTAGATATCGTTGCATCAAGATATGGTTTTGATACTAAATTTCCTTCAATCATTAAATTTATTCCATTTTCAGTTAATGGTGCGCAAATCAATAATGCTGAAATAAATTGACTAGATAGATTTCCTGGAATTTTAACTTCTCCCCCAACTATTTTCCCTTTAATTTTGATTGGAGGTTTTCCATCTGTTGAACTACATTCTGCTCCTATACTTGTTAGTGCATCTAAGAGCGGCTGCATTGGTCTTTTTTGCAAGCTTGAATCTCCTGTAAGTGTGATCTCCTCAGAAAATAAACTGGCAATTGCTGAGGCTATTCTCATGGTAGTTCCTGAGTTTTCTGTATTGATTTCAGGTACTTTTGTGCCTATTTTGATGGGATTTTTAACAATAATTGATGAATTTTTAATTTCGATATCTGCTCCAAATTTTTTACATGCTTCAATTGTTGCATTTGTGTCTGCTGAAAATAACACGTTTTCTACAGAACTATTTTTTCCAGCCAGTGATGCAAGAAAAATTGCTCTGTGTGAGTAGCTCTTGTTTGGTGGACATGCTATATCTCCCGAAATTTTTGATTTTTCGACTTTACACTTCATGAACTTCTGCCTTTTTGTTATTAATTTTTGAAACGATTACATGTCCCTCTAATGTTGAAAATACTTTTTTTATCGTTGTTTCATTTTCTTTTTTTGTAACTGCAGCTATTGATGGGCCATTCCCTGAAACTGATGCGCCTAATGCTCCTTTTTCAATTAAATCTGTAATTATTTTTGGCTCTGAATTTAAAATAGATGATGTGGCCAATCCATTAATTATCATTGCATCCCAATAATCTGCTTTTCTGGATAATTCCCATGCCTTATCAAATATTGATGAAAAGATTTTTAATTTTTTAGGTTTCCTCTTTTTCTATTTTTTGGAATAAAAATAACTGCGACTAGATTGGATGGTGCTTTTTCAAAATGAATTCTCTTTTTCTTTGCATTATCTGTAACATTAAATCCTCCATAATAACATGAACAAGCATCATCATATGCACCTGTGATGCTGACTTTGGATTCAATTGATGCATCAACCCCTGCAAGTAAAATTTGTTGATCAGTGAGCTTTGGTTTGAATATTTTTGCACATGCCATTGCAACTGCTGAAGAAATTGCACTGGAGCTTTTTAATCCATAACCTGTGGGAATTTCTGAATCTAGTTTAATTGATATCTTGTTTTGCTCTAAATCTTTTTTTGAAACTATTTTTTCAATGGTTTTGTTGATTAATCGTGAACTAAGACTCTTATTTTCAGATTCAATTATTATTCCCTTGCCTAGGCTTGTCTCTACAGTTGCCTCGACTTTCAATTCTATTCCTAATGTAGCTCCTTTTTGGTTTGCAATTGCATTTACCAGTGAGACTGCGCCATGAACGGTAGCATGTGCTTTTGCCATCAAAATCCTCCTAACAGTGCTTTTTTCATGGCATTATAAGGTGCTTCTATACCGTGCCAAATCTCAAAAGATCTGACTGCTTGACCTAGAAGCATTTCATAACCGTAAATTATGATTGACTTTTTTTCTTTTGCATTTTTAATAAAATCTGTATTCATTGGCATATACACAATGTCGTAAACAATTGTTTTTTCATTTATCCCATCTAAAGAAATTGGACTGGGTTCATTTCTTAGACCTATTGATGTTGCATTAACTATGATGTCGTAATCTTTTGCTGACTCTTTTACATCTTCAATTTTTATAGCATTTGCATCTAGTCCTATACTTTTTGCAAATTTTGAAAGATCTTTTGCTTTTTCTAATGTTCTGTTGGCAATGGTTATGCTTTTTGCTTTTTCTTTTGCAAACCCTGCAACTATTGCTCTTGCAGCTCCGCCTGCACCAAGAAGGAGAACTTTGGTGTCTGAAATTTTTAATTCTTTTTTCTTAAACGGCTCTAAAAATCCGTCCATATCTGTATTGTATCCTTTTAGAACTCCGTCTTTGTTTGAAACTGTATTTACTGCGCCAATAAGGCTGCATGATTCATCTATTTTATCTAAATATTTCATCATTTCTATTTTATGTGGAATTGTAACGTTAAACCCATCAATTTTGATCTTCTTTAGTCCTTCTATGCCCTCAGCTAATTCTCCCTTTGGAATTCTATATGCGATGTATGAAGAATCTAAATTCATTTCTCTAAATGCTGCACTGTGAATATTTGGAGACAATGAATGATCAATAGGATCTCCAATCACTGCAAATGATTTGCTCATCTTATTTTTTTAAAGTATTATGATTGATTTAAACTCTCAACTAAGATGCTATGCTTTTTTTAAATTTACAATTTTTTTAACTTCATCCACACTGAATTGTCCAGGGGCAACTGCTTTTCCCAGCGACACGTAAGTATATGGACTGCCCAAATATAGGCACAAAATTCTTGAAATTCTACCATAATCCCCCATGGCAAATGAAATAAGGTTGATTTTTCCCTTCTTACTATACAATTCTAACATTCTGGTGGAGTCGTCTGTTGATTTTGCAGTACATACAATTTTAACATTTGATGAAAATTTACTCATCTGATTAATCTTCTTTTTTAATTCTGGTGATTTTGGTGTTTTTCTAAAATCATGCCATGACACAAGCAATGTTGTCTTTGTTGATTTTAGATATTTTGTCAAATCTGAATTTTTTTTCAGCGTATTAAATTCTACATCTAAGAGGAATGGATTGTATTCTGCAATGAGTTTTAGAATTGCAATTCTTTCTTTCTCATTTCCTGAAAATTTACCTCCTTCTGATTTTGGTCTTAGTGTACAAACTATTCTGTTCAGATCTTTTTTAATTATCTCTAATGTTTTTGGAATTTGCTCTTTCTTTAAAAAATCAAATCTTACTTCGACAAAATCTGATTTTGATAATGCTGTTTTTAATGTTTTTTTAGTTTTATCTGGCGTGTTTTCTGCAACTGATACGCAGGTTTTGTATTTCATTTTTCTAAAATATACTCATCTGAAACTTCCATTCCAAAATGTCTGCCTGTTGCTGGTTTTGAATGGACCATAACTGTATCTCCTTTCTTAAGGTGGGTTACTGAAACTAGCTGTCCGTTTGGTTTTACAAATCGAATTGTTTCTGCATCTTGTGCAATGATTCCTCCTGTTTCTCCTCCTACCGTGGCTTTAATCATCAACATTGGTCTTCTCTCTATTTTTGATCTTCCAACCGTTGCCCTTCTTGCTTTGCCTTTTGAATTAAGGATTAATACTTCGGAACCTGTTTCTACTTCTGAAAGATAGTTTGTTGTTCCATCTGGGGATAATGTATAGCAATGAACTGCGCCTGCATTTACTCTAAATGGTCTTGGTGATGTAAATGATGAGCCAACTGATTCATTATGTACTAGAAATAGAAAGTTAGATCTACTTCCAATCAACATCCCTTCGCCTTTGTGAAGCATTGATGCTGTATCTACACACACTCTTTCTCCGTCTCCCACTTCTTTGATTTCTGTAATTTTGGCAGGTTTCATGTCGAAACTCTTTGTTCCCAAGTATATCATGACCTCTCTTACTTCGTTTATTGAAGAAGTGCTGAAAATTACTCCGTCTACTCCTACCTCTAAAATTGAAAACATTTTCCTGACTTCTTCAGGAGTCCTTGCAATTGCAAAGATTTTGGTATGAATCTTGTGTAGTTTGGCAATGATGTTCTCTAGTGGGATAATTTTCCAATCTTTTACTTCTACTATGACAAAATCTAATCCCTTCTTTGCAATGTTGAGAACATTTTCAATGTCTGAGTTTGATAGAATCTGGAATTTTCTGCCTGTCTTTTTGCCCTTTGGTTTTGTTCCTTCTTTATCTAACACTACATAGTTTGCAGCACTTGAGGGAAATACTGTTTGAAGTTTTGTTTTTTTCTTGCCTATTTTTTTAGGATCTATATACACCATCTTGATCCCCTCCTCTTCTAGCTGAGGCAAAAATTTAGCTAATTGTGTCTGAGACACTTTGGGTGAAATTATTAATTCTCTTGTTTTACTCAATTTTTTTCATTGCTTCCTTAGCAGTTCCTTTTCTGAAAATTATTTCAGCTAATGCTTCTACCATTTTTTCAGGTGTTTTATGTGCAAAGATGTTTCTACCATATGTGACTCCTTTGGCTCCTGCAGTCATTGCGTCTTCAGTCATTTGAAGAATATCTAAATCTGTTTTTGCTTTAGGTCCGCCTGCAATTACAATTGGAACTGGTGTGGTCTTTACAATTTTTGAAAATGAATCCACATCTCCTGTGTATAACGTTTTAACGATATCTGCACCACACTCTGCTCCGATTCTTGCAACATGTCCTACAATTTCTGGGTCGTGTGGGTTTTTGATATTTTCTCCTCTAGGATACATCATTGCTAAAAGTGGCATTCCCCATTTGTGGCATTGATCTGCAGTCATTCCAAGTTGTTCTAACATCTCAGGTTCTTCCTTCCCTCCGATGTTGATGTGCAATGAAACTCCATCTGCACCCATTGCAACTGCTTCTTTTACAGTTCCAGTAAGCATCTTGCGATTAGGTGACAATGATAATGATGTACTGCTTGAAAAATGAACTAAAATTCCAATTTTGGTTGGTT comes from the Candidatus Nitrosopumilus sediminis genome and includes:
- a CDS encoding 2-amino-3,7-dideoxy-D-threo-hept-6-ulosonate synthase → MVSGNQIRLNRILRKGRMLCIPMDHGISNGPIEGLEKPAEMIYKCEGHGLTSVIINKGIIKSLPKPTKIGILVHFSSSTSLSLSPNRKMLTGTVKEAVAMGADGVSLHINIGGKEEPEMLEQLGMTADQCHKWGMPLLAMMYPRGENIKNPHDPEIVGHVARIGAECGADIVKTLYTGDVDSFSKIVKTTPVPIVIAGGPKAKTDLDILQMTEDAMTAGAKGVTYGRNIFAHKTPEKMVEALAEIIFRKGTAKEAMKKIE
- the aroC gene encoding chorismate synthase; the encoded protein is MLPGSSIGQRLVLTSFGESHGKSIGAVLDGCPAGLEIDEKDIQKMLDLRKPGQNLISTQRKEGDIVEIISGVFRGYTTGAPITMVIWNSDQKSKDYENLKTKLRPGHSDYPAMTKYNHFNDHRGGGRFSGRLTATHVMGGAIARKLLKVTLGIETNSFTAQIGKIKMEREFNEKMISSIYKNEVRCPENKTAKIMRESILDARKKGDSLGGIIESVTTKVPVGLGEPIFSSLESDLSKAIFSIPSVKGIEFGSGFAGSELYGSENNDLYTIKRGKIVTETNRSGGILGGISNGMPITMRIAFKPASSIAQKQKTVDIKTKKETILQVKGRHDPCVVPRAPPVVDSLVALTIADHALISGAISPTL
- the aroD gene encoding type I 3-dehydroquinate dehydratase; the encoded protein is MKYKTCVSVAENTPDKTKKTLKTALSKSDFVEVRFDFLKKEQIPKTLEIIKKDLNRIVCTLRPKSEGGKFSGNEKERIAILKLIAEYNPFLLDVEFNTLKKNSDLTKYLKSTKTTLLVSWHDFRKTPKSPELKKKINQMSKFSSNVKIVCTAKSTDDSTRMLELYSKKGKINLISFAMGDYGRISRILCLYLGSPYTYVSLGKAVAPGQFSVDEVKKIVNLKKA
- the aroA gene encoding 3-phosphoshikimate 1-carboxyvinyltransferase: MKCKVEKSKISGDIACPPNKSYSHRAIFLASLAGKNSSVENVLFSADTNATIEACKKFGADIEIKNSSIIVKNPIKIGTKVPEINTENSGTTMRIASAIASLFSEEITLTGDSSLQKRPMQPLLDALTSIGAECSSTDGKPPIKIKGKIVGGEVKIPGNLSSQFISALLICAPLTENGINLMIEGNLVSKPYLDATISTMRKFGVTVQTLIPYKRYNISPQIYKECKFTVPIDFSSLALLLSANVLCGEDIIVKGDIGNLPQGDEIFIDILEQLGVEVTVDDEQIKIKTPEKLRGGKFDLSNSPDLLPPLAILALKSSNPIEIFNVKHARLKETDRIAIVSRELVKLGIKIQEKDDGLILESSEKMTGADLNSEEDHRLFMAFCIAGMYVGNCTVTDPESVKVSYPNFVEEMKRMGANIHIQ
- the aroE gene encoding shikimate dehydrogenase is translated as MSKSFAVIGDPIDHSLSPNIHSAAFREMNLDSSYIAYRIPKGELAEGIEGLKKIKIDGFNVTIPHKIEMMKYLDKIDESCSLIGAVNTVSNKDGVLKGYNTDMDGFLEPFKKKELKISDTKVLLLGAGGAARAIVAGFAKEKAKSITIANRTLEKAKDLSKFAKSIGLDANAIKIEDVKESAKDYDIIVNATSIGLRNEPSPISLDGINEKTIVYDIVYMPMNTDFIKNAKEKKSIIIYGYEMLLGQAVRSFEIWHGIEAPYNAMKKALLGGF
- a CDS encoding 3-dehydroquinate synthase II, with translation MVYIDPKKIGKKKTKLQTVFPSSAANYVVLDKEGTKPKGKKTGRKFQILSNSDIENVLNIAKKGLDFVIVEVKDWKIIPLENIIAKLHKIHTKIFAIARTPEEVRKMFSILEVGVDGVIFSTSSINEVREVMIYLGTKSFDMKPAKITEIKEVGDGERVCVDTASMLHKGEGMLIGSRSNFLFLVHNESVGSSFTSPRPFRVNAGAVHCYTLSPDGTTNYLSEVETGSEVLILNSKGKARRATVGRSKIERRPMLMIKATVGGETGGIIAQDAETIRFVKPNGQLVSVTHLKKGDTVMVHSKPATGRHFGMEVSDEYILEK
- a CDS encoding shikimate kinase, translated to MAKAHATVHGAVSLVNAIANQKGATLGIELKVEATVETSLGKGIIIESENKSLSSRLINKTIEKIVSKKDLEQNKISIKLDSEIPTGYGLKSSSAISSAVAMACAKIFKPKLTDQQILLAGVDASIESKVSITGAYDDACSCYYGGFNVTDNAKKKRIHFEKAPSNLVAVIFIPKNRKRGNLKN